The window CAAACCCTCCAACCCGTTCACCCCAAAACCCGTAACTAGAAACCCAAAAACCCTCTCACTCTCAAGCCCTCCTACACTCCAACCTTTTTACTCAAAAATCCGAATCCCGTAACTCAAAATTCATACCTCAGAACCCAATTAATTCCCTATCTTTGTATCAATAAATCTATTTATCAAAATGAAATTTTTTATTGACACAGCTAATTTAGAGCAAATCAAGGAAGCCAGAGATCTTGGAATTTTAGATGGTGTAACAACCAACCCATCATTAATGGCTAAGGAAGGTATTCAGGGAGCTGAAGCCATCAGAAACCACTATAAAACGATCTGCGAACTGGTAGACGGAGATATTTCTGCGGAAGTTCTTTCTACAACGTATGAAGAAATGATTAAGGAAGGAGACGAATTGGCTGCTATTCACCCCAATATCGTTGTAAAGATCCCAATGATCAAAGATGGTATCAAAGCGTTAAAATATTTTTCTGATAAAGGAATCAAAACGAACTGTACATTGATTTTCTCTCCGGGGCAGGCTCTTCTGGCAGCTAAAGCAGGAGCTACTTATGTTTCTCCTTTCTTGGGAAGATTAGACGATATTTCTACAGACGGACTGAACCTTATTCAGGAAATCAGACTAATTTTCGATAACTATATGTTCGAAACTGAAATCCTGGCGGCTTCTATCCGTCACTCAATGCATATTATCGACTGTGCTAAAATCGGAGCGGATGTTATTACTTCTCCACTTCCTCCGATCTTGAGCCTATTGAAGCACCCACTAACAGACAGCGGACTGGCTCAGTTTATTGCTGATTCACAGAAATTAGCATAATAACTGGCTTTTTATTCAGATACAAAAAATCCCGGAGCTTTTCGTTCCGGGATTTTTTTGTAATAAGTATAATTCAATTTTCTAAAAACAGAAAAACTGGAATCAGTTGAATTTAAAACTCCGATTTATGTTCATTATAAATCCGAATAGTCTATGAAAGCAAAAAAAATGAAATACTCACTTAAAATCGTTAAAAATTCATTCATTCGTAAAAATTCATCGTTTTTAATATCACATAGCATAAAATTAATAAAATATCTCAATTCACAGACAATCAGAATCAAGGAATTACTTTTTCATTCATTTTTTAAATCTTGCCTAAGATCTCCGGATGGTCTTATCGAAAAATATCGATAGGCATCATATTCATTTTTGCTCAAAAAAAACATTTCTTTGTTCAAGAATTTTTAAAAGAGGAAGGACATAAGTTAATATAAATAGGTCCAAAAGGTTCGTTTCAGGCCATTTTATTCAAAAAAGACTAATACAACTTTTCTGTTTTAAAAATTTATTTCCTAAAAAAACACCGATATGAAATTCAGCAACATCAACAGATTATCATATAGAGTATAAAGAGCTGGCAAACAGGAACTGTCCCTATTGTTCACCATGTCCTGGGGTATTTCTGAAACAATGCCACAGCCATTTATACCCTATTCTAATTATACAATTACAAATAACTTTAAGATGAAAAAAAAATTATTACCTCTTGCAGTACTTTTAAGTATTGCCATTGAGGCTCAGGTGGGTATTAACACTACTACTCCACAAGCCACATTAGATGTAACCGGAACACCTGGTGTAACCACCAGTTTAGATGGAATTATTGCCCCAAGGCTGACCGGAGATGAGCTCCGTGCCAAAACTTACACCGGAGCCCAGACAGGAGCTTTGGTATATGTTACCAATGCTGATTCTGCACCGCAAGGTCAAACTAAAAATGTAACTTCCACAGGGTATTTCTACTTCGATGGAAACCAGTGGGTAGCTTCCAACGGAACTTCGGGAAAAACTGCCAGCTGGTCACTTTACGGAAATTCAAATACAACAGCCGGAATTAATTTTTTAGGAACTACAGATAATACAGATTTACTTTTTAAGAGAAACAATTCCCAAGCCGGATTATTAAGTATTGCCAATACAGCATTCGGGGTAAATTCTTTTAATTCAACGGCAACAGGGGGTTCCAATACGTCTATTGGCTCATTCAGCCTTTTCAGTAATACTTCCGGATCATCCAATACTTCTGTTGGGGAATCTTCCCTCAGAGCCAATACACAGGGTATCAACAACACGGCCAGCGGAGTTCAGGCATTGCAAAGCAACACCACCGGTTCCAACAACACCGCTAATGGATTGCAAACGCTGCAAAGTAATACCATAGGAATGTCTAATACAGCCAACGGGTATCAGACCATGCAGAGCAATGTTTCCGGGAACTTTAATAATGCCAGCGGATATCAGGCACTCCAGGGAAATAATTCCGGAAACAATAATACAGCAAGCGGATACCAATCCCTGCAAAGTAACAGTACAGGGTCTAATAATTCCGGTATTGGTTCGCAGGCTCTCTTCAGCAATACAACAGGCAGTAGAAATACAGCTGTAGGAAATTTAGCCGGGGGAAACCTTACTACAGGAAATAATAATATTGCGATTGGCAACTCCACTGATTTTGTGTCCGCAAACGCTTCTAATCAAATGAATATCGGAAATATGATTTTTGGTACAGGCCTGTCAGGGAGTATTGCTGCGCCTGAGGGCTATATTGGGATTGGCAACTCTTCACCTGCCAGCACATTGCATGTTTCAGGTTCATTTGGAGCCTCCATTACCACAAAATCATCGGGGACATTGGATGCCACTCACAATACCGTTATTGTTACGGGAGGAATTGGATTGCCTGTGGCTTCAGACTCTAAAGGACGTATTTATCATATTTATTTAGGAACTTCTTCGGGAATTACCATTACAGGAAACATTTCTTATCTGGGCAACACAAGCAGCAGCTGGGTACTGGATAATACAGTCGGAAACAGGGGAATTACCCTACAAAGTGACGGCACAAACTGGGTGGTTATCGGAAGAGCCAATTAAAAAAACACGCTTATTAAATGATTATTGATAAGGCTTGGATTTTATAATCTGAGCCTTTCCTTAATAATACATATAAAAATTAATCGGTCTCCTGTTTTTGAATCTCTAAAAAAAAACAGGATGACATTATTGCCATCCCGTTGTTGATATTAGAAAATATATAATTTTTAATTCATCAGATCCGGTTCTATCGGATTGTTATCTTTTTTAAGGGCTTCCTTGGTATTTTTTTCCATCTCGCGAAATACCTGGTTAGGATCTGAAATTTCTTTTCCATCTCCTGTTCTAAACTTGAAACTTACCTTGGTATTGCCATCTCCGTTTTTCATCATCATTTCTCTCATATTCTTGGTAGGATCATTTACATAAGCTTTCCACACTTTCTTAAACTGGTCTTTTGTCACCTCAAGTTCTTTTCCGCCTAATCCCAAAACTCTTACATTATCCGGAAGCTGCACATCTGTTTCTGCACCCGGTGCACTGATTGTTTTATTTCCTATCATGATCATTATATGAGATCCTGTAGCGTCTTCCAGCTTTACAATAAGACCTGGAAGTCCATAGAACACATAAGGCCCATCCTGAAAGGGCAGATCTGTTGTGAACCAGGCTGTCCATTCTCTTCCTCCAAAACTGGTAACCGCTTTTTGAGTTTCATAGGTTCCGATTTTTTGTTTTTCCGGTAATATTTTCCACTCCGGTTTTTTGTCTTCTTTTATCTTATACTTATCTGTGGAAACGTTTTTGAAAAGATAAGTTTTAAAATCCGGATATGTTTTGGTTACCTTATAAGAAACCTGCCCGGGTCTGTCTCTTCTGTTGAAGCTGAAATTTCCACCTCCGGATTTCAGCTGCTTTTCCAGCTCTGCTCTTCCGGTAGAGTCTGCTACAAATTTTTCACGGCTGTAGTAGTTTGATCCATTTTTATCAATATCCAGCAGCATCATTTCCGTTTTTACGTCCTGCTTGTTATTGATGTCCGGAATAAACTTGTATTCATAAAAGAATCTATTGACCTGAGCACTGGAAAGGGCTCCCAAAAGCATAAAAAATAAGATTTTGATTTTCATATCGTATACTATTAAAAAGGCTTTGCCAATCTGAAACTGACAAAGCCTGATGGAACTTTATTTCTTTGTCTCTATTCTTACTTCCCCCTGCTTAAGCTCTCCTTTCTTCTGAGTATTGACATTAACTTTCGATATAGTATTGGTATCTAATGAGTTTATATCATCCTGAGAAACTTCTCTCCCATCAATATAATATCTGTATTTTACGTCATCAGTACCGGTTATTTTAAATTTCTTCACTCCATTCATGGCAATGTTTCCGTTGCCGTCTTTTTTGATGAAATCCGCATTCATTACAATAACGCCCGGTGAGCCGCTGGTTACTTTAATAAAGGTTCCGTCTCTGAAGCTGGCTGATCTTTTTTCGGCTTCCGCACGGGCTTTTTCTACATCTTTTCGTATTCTGTCCCCATCAATTCTTATTCGTTCTCCTTCTGCTCTTATTCGTTCACCTTCTGCTCTGGCTCTGTCGCCTTCCATTCGGGCTTTGTCTCCCTCTATTCTTGCTTTTTCTCCTTCTACTCTGGCTTTAGCAGCTTCTTTCAATGCTTTTTTAGCCTCAGCCATTGCTTTACGTACTTCTTCTTTTTCCTGAGTGCTTAAATCTTTATAGCTAACAATCTTATTGGTTTTAAAATAGGTTATTTTCGGTGCTTTTGGCGCTTCGGGTGCTTCAGGCGGTGCCGGAGGAATTGCCATTTTTCCTATTTTTGCAGCTTCTCTTCCTGCTTTTTTGGCTGCCCTTTCTATTTTACGAAGCTCTTTTTTACTCAGAGGTTCCATATTCTCCAGCTCCTTCATCTGATTCTTCCATTCCGCAGAATTGAAGTAATGATCAACTTCTACTTTTGAGGCTATTTCTCCTATCTCTGATGCCAGATTACTGATTTCTTCTATTTTATCACTGAAGAGATCACTTTCGGGATCCAACCCTTCCAGCTCTTTCTCTTTTTCTTTTATTTTCTTTTCAAGGCCGGCCAGTTTTGTATGGTCTTCAGGCGATGCGGTTTTCAATTCTGCTATTTTTTCCTGACCTGATTTTTCAGGTCTTATCGTATCTTTCCTGATTTCTGAAACGGCTTTTTTTATAGAAATGTTGGTTTCTTCAATTTCTCTGTTTTTAGCATTTACCAGATAAGCAAAAGCGATAGAGAACACAACCGGTAAGGCAAAAATTCTTCGCGCATATCCGAACTTGGTTTTGGGTTTTTGTAACATCTTAAGTCTTTTTTTAAGGTTTGAACTTAGAAACGGACTGGTAACAGGCAACTGTGTTCCGGAAAAGTGGCTTGCTAAAAGCATCTGCGCAAATGCTTTGGTGTCCGATTGTTTTACGGCTTTTTTATCAGCCAGGTATTCATGGATTAGATTAATTTCTCTTTTAATGAGATGAAAAAACGGATTGAACCAGAAAACAGAGGTAATAATCTCGATAAAGATCTTATCAAAAGAATGTTTCTGCTCAATATGTACCATTTCATGCTTTAAAATCTGTTTTCCGATATCAGAATTCAAGGTGATTGTATTCTTCCAGAACAGGTTTTTAAAGTAGGAAAATGGTGCTTCGGTAAGATTGGTACGGTAAAAGTTGATCCCGTCAAAACTTTCTTTCTGAAATTGGTTTTTAAACTGCTGGATTTTAAAAATCCCATACATCAGCTTTCCTAAAAAATAGAGAGAAACCAGTCCCAGAGCTGAAAAAATAATGTTAAAATAAAGGTTACCATTGTCTATGTTTTTTTCTGTGTTAAAATTCTGAATCTTGTCAAGAAGCATATACATCTCATTATTGACCTCTATCGTAAAATCTTCTACTCTGATGAGTGGCAGCAGCAGTGATATCACAATGGCTGCCAACAGATAAAATCTGTTATAATGATGAAATGTCTTGTCCTTTAAAGACAACTGATAGTACAAAAACGTTACACCCGAACATAAAATAATTTTCCCAAAGTATAAAAGTATTGCTTCCATAGGTCTTAGTCTTTCTTTTTGAGTTCATCCAATAGCATCTCAAGATCTTCTACCGTCATTTCATTTTTTTCTACCAGAAATGAAACGGCGCTTTTGTAAGAGCCTTTAAAATAGTTTTTCACAAGGCTCTTCATGGTTTTCCCGGAGTACTGTTCTTTTGAAACCAATGGAAAGTACTCATGCTGTCTTCCGTGTACATGATAGTCTACAAATTCTTTATCCTTCAATACTTTTAAAATAGTAGAAACAGTATTTGTATGGGGTTTAGGTTCCGGAAAAAGGTCAAGTACATCCTTCAGGAAGCCTTTTTCCAATTTCCACAAATACTGCATTACCTGTTCTTCTGCTTTGGTGAGAGTCTGAATTTTCATATACTATTCATTTATCTGTTAAAGTGACACCACTGTCTTATTTAATATCACTAATAAATTAGTTATACAAATGTAGAAATAAAAATGAATCAAACAACTATTTTTTTAGTGATAAAATATTAAATCATACAAGCTGCTGAAAATCAACGCAATAAAAATAGTTAAAATTTATTAAATTTTGAATAAATGGTTTGATTGCCTGTTTATTTTACAGAAAATTATTCGATCTGGGTTTTATTTTACAGTAAAAACAATCTAATTGTTCCGGGTTTTTAATGAATGGCGAAGAGTTATGCTATTTAGCTTCGGGAACGATCTTTGCCAGGCTTTACATTCTTAGCAGGAATTCATAAGCCAGATAAAAAATTCAAAACAATAAAAAAATACTATTGCAGAAGGATTTATTAACCGTAAATTTGATAACAGCTAAAATTTTTTATGGAAGAATGATTCGGCGGGAAACTAACCTGTAAAATCAAAATCGCAGGAAAAAACCGGCCCATCATTCAATCCATATATAGTAATAATAAAATCTTTTTTAAATGAAAAAAATACTTTTTATCGGAATGGTGCTTATAGGAATCATAAGCCTTTCATCATTTATCAAATCAGATGATTCTACGGGGCCTAAACCTGCAAAATCAATTTATGATTTTAAGATTGAATCCATTGACGGCGGAAAAATTGATTTTTCCAATTACAAAGGGAAATACATCCTTATCGTAAACACTGCCTCCAAGTGCGGATACACCCCCCAATACAAAGGTCTGGAGCAGCTGTACAAAGATTACGGTGACAAACTGGTGGTGGTAGGCTTCCCTTCTGACAATTTTGCAGATCAGGAGTTTCATGACAATGGGGAAATCAAATCTTTCTGTGAAAAAAATTACGGCGTAACCTTTCCTCTTACCACTGCGGTAGATGTAAAAGGCTCAAAAATCACTCCTGTGTTTGATTTTCTTACCCACAAATCCCAAAACGGAGTAATGGACGCGAAAATAAGCTGGAATTTCAACAAGTTTCTGATCAGCCCGGAAGGAAAATTACTGGAACATTTCGATTCTAAAGTGGTTCCTGAAAGTGATAAAATCACCCATTATTTTAAGTAAATAATCTTTTAAAAAACACTGCCGTCATGATGACAGCAGTGTTTTTTTATCCATTCGGTTTAATTATATTTTTTAGTCCTCCTTTTCATAAGCATTATAATGTTCCCTAAAAAAAGGCAATTCAAAAACGTCAGTTTCATTGATCTTTCAATTACAACAATCACTTTAATAAACACCTCAAACACATCATTTTTACAACAATGAATCTCATACATTATAAATTTGTTAAAATTTATTAAATAAATATTAAAATGTATTTGTTTTAACCGGGAAATTATATTTATTTTAGTGCTTTAAAAATTTCTCATGAAAAGATATAATTTATTAATTGTACTATTACTGCTTATTTTCAATGTTACTACAGCACAAAAGAAAGGTTCTCCTGCTGCTGATCTTAGCATACTAAAAGATACGAAATCAAAAATTGAAGCTACCGTTCCGTTGGTGGTTCAGCATCTTCAGACTATTGCTACAAAAGAGGGAGACAACAATATTGTTAATAACGGAAAGATTGCTGTAGGTAAAGAATATGGAATCGTAGAATCTGAATGGTATTTATACAGAAACAACATGAAAAACTGTATCCTGAACAATTCTTCCAAAAAAGCTAAGAAATGTATGGAATACCATAACAATATGTTCAGGGGTACAATGATTAACTATAACAATTATATTACCAACCTTACAAGAAAGAACGGATACCTGGGGGTAGAAGGAGATACAAAATTCGAATTTAAACCTGCTGATATCGCTACAAAACTAGGGGAAGCTTACCTGAACGCCAACGAAGCTGCGGGAAGAATGAAAGCTGATCAGAAAAGAGACTTTTTAGGACAGACGATGTCTGATGACAACAAACTTACTCCTTACGCCCAACTGGCTCAATAATATCTGAATAAGATTAAAAAATAAAAAAAGAGAACTGCTGTCTTGCAGTTCTCTTTTTTCATGTAAAAGCAAAAAATCTCTGCCGGAAAAAGCAGTTTTGTGGTACTAATCATAAAACCCTTGGGGAAAAAGTAGAAAATTAGACAGAGATTTTTTTGCATACACTCTACAGATCAACTGTCCTACCCATGATCTGTAAGAGCTTTACAAAAATAGGATTATACCTTTCTGCCGGCTGAAAATCTCTGTAGAATTAAATATTCAGAATTGTAGAACTAATACTACTAAAAAGGAAACCTACAGCTTACAGGTTCTGATTTTCATCCTTGAAATCATTTCTATTTCCACCAATGGTAGTAATTATGAAGTCCGTCGTATTCGAAGCCACAGCGTGGATACAGTATATTTCCGATATCATTCGTTTTTTCGGTTTCCAGCATCAGTCCACACGCTCCTGTTTCTTCACACCACTGTTTACTGCGGTCAATTAATGCTACTGAAAGCCCTTTTCCTCTGTAATCCGGATGAACAAACAAGTCACTTAACAGCCATTGCTTCTGTAATTTTGTATAGTGAAACAGCTTATAGAGCTGTACAAAACCTACTGCTCTTCCATCCGCCATGGCAAGAAAAATATCTGATTCACTGTTTAAGAACCGTTCCTTCAGAAAAGCCTTTCCTTTTTCAACATCTGATTCCTGCCTGTAAAAAACACGGTAAAGATTGAATAATTCCGCCGTTTCATCAATATCCTCAAGGCTTGCTTTTTTAATACTGTAATTCATAGGTATATATTTTAATTAACAGGACAAAAGTAACCTTAAACAGGACTGGTTTGATGTTCCAGATTAATATTATACAGATAGTCCAATCGCTGTAATTCTGATTCCTGTAAGAGCATTCCGCATGTTTCGGATTTTCTTATGGTGAATAACTTCAGAATTTTGCTGTATTAAATCAAAACCGATGAAAGATATCATTCAGAAAATAGAAAATACAGACTGGCAGCACATTACGGAGACTATGCATAAAAACGGATATGCAATCATTCCGGATTTGTTATCCGATAATGAATGTGAACTCCTGAAATCTGGCTACAGCAATTCCGCTCTTTACCGGAAGACAGTGGTGATGGCCAGGCATCGCTTTGGGTTGGGAGAATATAAATATTTCAATTATCCGCTTCCGGAAGTCATTCAGACCCTGCGAAAAACCATCTATCCACGCCTGGCTCCTATAGCCAACGCCTGGTTTAAAGCTTTACATATTGCTACTCAATTTCCATTGGATCATCAAGAGTTTCTACAGCAGTGTCATGCTAAAGGACAGCAAAAAGCGACTGTCTTAATTTTGAAATATGCAGAAGGCGGTTTTAATACTTTGCATCAGGATTTGTATGGGGATGTGTATTTTCCCATTCAAATGGTACTGATGCTCAGCGAGCCTGATCATGATTTTACAGGAGGAGAATTTGTGCTTACGCAGCAGATTCCCAGAGCACAGTCAAAAGTCATTGTTTTAAAGCCTAAAAAAGGAGATGTCCTTATTTTCACCACCCAGTTTAAACCTGAAAAAGGAACTAAAGGATATTACAGAGTGAATATGAAACACGGAATAAGCGAAGTAAAAGAAGGCAGCCGTTATGCTTTGGGAATTATTTTCCATGATGCAACCAGTTAGCTATGTATCAACAACTATACACTATAAACTATACACTATAAACTATACATTACAATGATCCGGCATACTCAAATATCAGGTGAAGATCTGAGAAGTAAAATTCACAGCAAAGAAATTGTCTTTGGGGGAAATAAAAAATTAAAAATCTATGGATTATTAAGCTGTGGATCAGGGAAAAGAATGAAAAAGGAAAATAGAGTTTTCTTCATGGATGAAAAAGAAGCACTGGAAAATAAGTTCCGGCCTTGTGGACATTGCATGAGGGAAGCTTATAAAAAATGGAAGGAATCTTTATATTAATTAAACGCAAAGGTTCAATAACTTATATTATATTTTTAAGGGAGCAAAGATGGAATCAAATTCATTGATTCTTTCTAAGCTAATGCATATCACACATCTTAATCCACATTATAAAAATGCTTGTGTTAGTCTTATTCCAACCTGAGATTGCGTCATTTTGTTCGCAATGACAGGCTTATAAATAAAAAAGAGAAGCAATAGTATTGCTTCTCTTTCGTTGAGTAGCGGGAACCGGACTCGAACCGATGACCTTCGGGTTATGAGCCCGACGAGCTACCTACTGCTCCATCCCGCGGTGTATTTTTAGAGTGCTTACCGAAAGCACTTGCTTAGTAGCGGGAACCGGACTCGAACCGATGACCTTCGGGTTATGAGCCCGACGAGCTACCTACTGCTCCATCCCGCGGTGTATTTTTAGAGTGCCTACCGAAAGCACTTGCTTAGTAGCGGGAACCGGACTCGAACCGATGACCTTCGGGTTATGAGCCCGACGAGCTACCTACTGCTCCATCCCGCGGTGTATTTTTAGAGTGCCTACCGAAAGCACTTGCTTAGTAGCGGGAACCGGACTCGAACCGATGACCTTCGGGTTATGAGCCCGACGAGCTACCTACTGCTCCATCCCGCGGTATATTTTTAGAGTGCTTACCGAAAGCACTTGCTTAGTAGCGGGAACCGGACTCGAACCGATGACCTTCGGGTTATGAGCCCGACGAGCTACCTACTGCTCCATCCCGCGATATTGGATTGCAAAGGTACGAATATTTTTTACAAATCCTAATTTTTCTTTTAAATAAAGGACTTTTATGAAAACTATTTTATTATTTGTATCTTTGTTTTATGGCAAAAATATTAAAAATTTATCCAGACAACCCACAGGAAAATCTTGTGAATGAGGTTATTAAAACCCTGAATAATGGCGGGCTGATTATCTATCCTTCTGATACGATTTATGCATTAGGCTGTAATATTTTTGATATAAAAGCCATGGAAAAGCTGGCACAGCTCAAAAAAATGAAGCTGGAAAAGGCTAAATTCTCCATTATATGTAATGATCTGAGTCATCTTTCTGACTTTACAAGGCCTATTGAAACTTCAGTTTTCAGGTTTCTGAAAAGCCACCTTCCGGGCCCTTTTACCTTTATCCTTGATGCCAATAAAAGTTTACCACTAGCCTATAAAGGTCATAAGACAATCGGTATCCGTGTTCCTGACCACCCTATTCCCCAGCTTATCGTGGAAAAACTGGGACACCCTATTGCTTCCACTTCCATTAAGGACGATGATGAAATTATTGAATATTCTACTGATCCTGAGCTTATTGCAGAAAAGTACGATCACCTGGTAGATATTGTGATTGATTCCGGATACGGAGACAATGTGGCTTCCACTATTGTAGACCTTACTTCAGGAGAACCTGAGATCATCCGTCAGGGAAAAGGAATAATCTAGTTTTAAAAATTAGGTTCAAAGTTTAAGGTTCAAAGTTTACGATTGACAGATTAGATTATGGGGATTAATGGGAAGTATTCTATAGGGATTTTACTTACTTTTGTTCTTTTGGCTGGCACGATGCTCTATGCTTTTCCTGCCGTTACAATGATAACGGGGATAAGAGGTATCACAGAAACCAATTTTCTCCTTACCCGGTTTATCATTTGGGGGATTTTTTCCATTGTATTTCTTTACAGCCTTATTATTGAAAAGGGATCATTTTTATTGAAAAAAGAAATCCGGTATTCCCTGCTGTTTTATATCAAGGCAATTATCTGTCTTTATTTTATTTGCAGTATTGGCGGAGCGCTATTGAACGTAATGATCCATTTTTTGGTTCAGGAAAAGATCAGTGATAAGCTTTTTGAACTCACTCCAATTTTTAAAAACAATTATTTTTTACTTATTTTTACCTGCTTTACGGCTGGAGCTGCGGAAGAGCTTCTGATGCGGGGTTATATTCAGTCAAGGGTTGAAAAGCTATACAATAGTCCGGCTTTAGGAATTATTTTTTCCGCTGTTTTATTCGGAATTCTGCACAGCACTTACGGAACCATTGGTCAGGTTGTTATTCCTTTCTTTATTGGAGTCGTTTTTGCCGTATTTTATAAAATTTATTCCAATATTAAAATCCTGATCATCTGCCATTTTATGATTGATTTCATTTCCCTGATGGCGATGAATTTTATGGATATTAAACACTTATCTTTATTGTAACATTATGAAAATTATAACATCACCTGCCAAATTAATGAACGTAGAAAACTCAACGGATCTGTTGAAATCTTCTACTCCTAAATTCATTGAAGAAGCTGCATTGATACAGTCTTATTTAAAAGAGAAATCCCCAAAATATCTTTCCGAGCTGATGGAAATATCACCGAAGCTGGCTGATGAAAACTGGGAAAGAAATCAGAAATGGAAATCCAAACCTACCGCTAAAGAATCGGCTCCGGCTATGTTTGCCTTTACGGGAGAAGTGTACAGGGGACTGGATGCCAAAACACTGGATAAAAATGCCGTAGATTATCTTCAGAAAAATTACAGAATGCTTTCCGGGCTGTATGGTCTCTTGAAACCATCCGATAAAGTAATGCTTTACAGGCTGGAAATGGGACGTCCTTTTGCATTTGAACACTATAAAAACCTGTACGAATTCTGGCGTGAGAAAATAACGGAACAACTGAATTCCGAAATGAAAAAAGGAGAAATCCTGCTTCAGCTTGCCAGCAACGAATATGGAAAAGTAATTGACAGAAAAAAACTCAACCATAAAGTCATTGATTTTGATTTCTACGAGCTGAAAGACGGAAAACTGAAAACCATTGTGGTATATACCAAGCATGCAAGAGGTCTTGTCGTACGATTTTGTGCTGAAACCCATGCTAAAACACTGGAAGATGTGAAAGCGTTCAACTATGAAGGCTACAGAATTGATGAAGAGAAATCTACAGATACAAAACTGGTTTTTACAAGATAAATGACAATTTCAGCTTATAAAAAATATTTCAAA of the Chryseobacterium aureum genome contains:
- a CDS encoding Ada metal-binding domain-containing protein; amino-acid sequence: MIRHTQISGEDLRSKIHSKEIVFGGNKKLKIYGLLSCGSGKRMKKENRVFFMDEKEALENKFRPCGHCMREAYKKWKESLY
- a CDS encoding L-threonylcarbamoyladenylate synthase, with product MAKILKIYPDNPQENLVNEVIKTLNNGGLIIYPSDTIYALGCNIFDIKAMEKLAQLKKMKLEKAKFSIICNDLSHLSDFTRPIETSVFRFLKSHLPGPFTFILDANKSLPLAYKGHKTIGIRVPDHPIPQLIVEKLGHPIASTSIKDDDEIIEYSTDPELIAEKYDHLVDIVIDSGYGDNVASTIVDLTSGEPEIIRQGKGII
- a CDS encoding CPBP family intramembrane glutamic endopeptidase, with amino-acid sequence MGINGKYSIGILLTFVLLAGTMLYAFPAVTMITGIRGITETNFLLTRFIIWGIFSIVFLYSLIIEKGSFLLKKEIRYSLLFYIKAIICLYFICSIGGALLNVMIHFLVQEKISDKLFELTPIFKNNYFLLIFTCFTAGAAEELLMRGYIQSRVEKLYNSPALGIIFSAVLFGILHSTYGTIGQVVIPFFIGVVFAVFYKIYSNIKILIICHFMIDFISLMAMNFMDIKHLSLL
- the yaaA gene encoding peroxide stress protein YaaA, with protein sequence MKIITSPAKLMNVENSTDLLKSSTPKFIEEAALIQSYLKEKSPKYLSELMEISPKLADENWERNQKWKSKPTAKESAPAMFAFTGEVYRGLDAKTLDKNAVDYLQKNYRMLSGLYGLLKPSDKVMLYRLEMGRPFAFEHYKNLYEFWREKITEQLNSEMKKGEILLQLASNEYGKVIDRKKLNHKVIDFDFYELKDGKLKTIVVYTKHARGLVVRFCAETHAKTLEDVKAFNYEGYRIDEEKSTDTKLVFTR